The Streptomyces sp. RKAG293 genome includes a region encoding these proteins:
- a CDS encoding ABC transporter ATP-binding protein, translating to MTSVEAAPGAAVAIEDVHKRYGPVHAVDGVSLTVRRGEFFGILGPNGAGKTTLIEMVEGLRQADSGSVTVLGSAPWPRNTALLQRMGVQTQASAFFTRLTAMEHLRTVGMLYGLLPDAADRALRLVGLTDRPDVRVDDLSGGQRQRLAIATALIHDPELILLDEPTAALDPEARRALWGVLRTLKSEGRTIVHTTHHLDEAEALCDRVAIMAEGRIIALDSPANLIRDLKAPTRVLVPADRITVERARAIDGADTAVLDGGEVVIETRSAGRVLIAVGEIAGLDAVQTRTATLEDAYLELTGSEHRL from the coding sequence ATGACCTCAGTGGAAGCCGCCCCCGGCGCGGCCGTGGCGATCGAGGACGTACACAAGCGCTACGGCCCGGTCCATGCCGTCGACGGTGTCTCGCTCACGGTGCGGAGAGGGGAGTTCTTCGGGATCCTCGGACCCAACGGCGCCGGCAAGACCACCCTCATCGAGATGGTCGAAGGGCTGCGCCAGGCCGACTCGGGCTCGGTCACCGTCCTCGGTTCCGCGCCCTGGCCCCGCAACACCGCACTGCTCCAGCGGATGGGAGTGCAGACCCAGGCGTCGGCCTTCTTCACCCGGCTGACCGCCATGGAACACCTGCGGACCGTCGGCATGCTCTACGGGCTGCTGCCGGACGCCGCCGACCGGGCGCTGCGGCTGGTCGGGCTGACGGACCGACCCGATGTACGGGTCGACGACCTGTCGGGGGGCCAGCGGCAGCGGCTGGCCATCGCTACCGCGCTGATCCACGACCCCGAGCTGATCCTGCTCGACGAACCCACCGCCGCCCTGGACCCGGAGGCCCGCCGGGCCCTGTGGGGCGTGCTGCGGACCCTGAAGAGCGAAGGGCGCACGATCGTCCACACCACCCACCACCTGGACGAGGCGGAAGCACTCTGCGACCGGGTGGCGATCATGGCGGAGGGCCGGATCATCGCGCTGGACAGCCCGGCCAACCTGATCCGCGACCTGAAGGCACCGACCCGGGTGCTCGTCCCCGCCGACCGGATCACCGTCGAACGGGCCCGGGCCATCGACGGCGCGGACACGGCCGTGCTCGACGGCGGCGAGGTCGTCATCGAGACCCGGTCCGCGGGCCGGGTCCTCATCGCGGTGGGGGAGATCGCCGGGCTCGACGCCGTGCAGACCCGCACGGCGACCCTGGAGGACGCCTACCTCGAACTGACCGGATCGGAGCACCGACTGTGA
- a CDS encoding amidohydrolase has protein sequence MTPTAVDAAPVLAGVPDVLRPAVELYLDVHRHPELSGAEERTAGRLADRLGASGYRVTTGIGGHGVVGLLRNGPGPVVLLRTELDALPVRERTGLSYASDVIAPGGDGQPVPVMHACGHDMHLACAAGAAALLSRTAGHWSGTVMVVGQPAEETLTGARAMLDDGLYTRFAPPDVVLAQHTVPLPAGMVAHAAGPVLAGSAMLQVIVHGRGGHAGAPHLTVDPVVTAAAIVLRLQTVVARETSPADQVVITVGSLHAGTRGNVVPDHATLDISVRAFTQESLDRATGAVRRVVRAECAASDCPAEPVISTVSRSHPTQADHGTAAAVLRAHERAFGPQRVAVWPPSLATEDFPLYGPAGASLHGVEGIRTAYWMLGSVGPRQWAEAPGDSAAAKLAALPPNHAPEFRPDPRLTVPAGITALTSAALAHLDPPGSPEGR, from the coding sequence ATGACCCCGACCGCCGTCGACGCGGCCCCTGTACTGGCCGGAGTGCCGGACGTCCTGCGGCCCGCCGTCGAGCTCTACCTCGACGTCCACCGGCACCCCGAGCTGTCCGGGGCCGAGGAGCGCACGGCCGGGCGGCTGGCGGACCGGCTCGGTGCGTCGGGATACCGGGTCACCACCGGCATCGGCGGCCACGGCGTGGTGGGGCTGCTGCGCAACGGCCCCGGCCCGGTGGTGCTGCTGCGCACCGAACTCGACGCCCTGCCTGTCAGGGAGCGCACCGGCCTGTCGTACGCCAGCGACGTCATCGCGCCCGGCGGTGACGGGCAGCCGGTCCCCGTCATGCACGCCTGCGGCCACGACATGCACCTCGCCTGCGCGGCCGGCGCGGCCGCGCTGCTGTCCCGGACCGCCGGGCACTGGTCCGGCACGGTCATGGTCGTCGGCCAGCCGGCGGAGGAGACCCTGACCGGTGCGCGGGCCATGCTCGACGACGGCCTCTACACCCGGTTCGCCCCTCCCGACGTGGTGCTCGCCCAGCACACCGTCCCGCTGCCCGCCGGGATGGTCGCGCACGCGGCGGGGCCCGTGCTGGCGGGCAGCGCGATGCTGCAGGTGATCGTGCACGGGCGCGGGGGTCATGCGGGGGCCCCGCATCTGACGGTCGACCCCGTGGTCACCGCGGCGGCCATCGTGCTGCGGCTGCAGACCGTCGTCGCCCGGGAGACCAGCCCGGCCGACCAGGTCGTGATCACCGTCGGATCGCTGCACGCCGGCACCCGCGGCAATGTCGTTCCCGATCACGCCACCCTGGACATCTCCGTCCGCGCCTTCACCCAGGAGTCCCTCGACCGGGCGACCGGCGCCGTGCGGCGGGTGGTGCGCGCCGAGTGCGCGGCATCGGACTGCCCGGCGGAGCCCGTCATCAGCACCGTGTCCCGGTCCCATCCCACCCAGGCCGACCACGGGACGGCCGCCGCGGTGCTGCGCGCGCACGAGCGCGCCTTCGGGCCGCAGCGGGTGGCGGTCTGGCCGCCGTCGCTGGCGACCGAGGACTTCCCGCTCTACGGGCCCGCCGGGGCGTCCCTGCACGGCGTCGAGGGCATTCGGACGGCCTACTGGATGCTCGGCTCGGTCGGACCCAGGCAGTGGGCCGAGGCTCCTGGCGACTCGGCGGCCGCCAAACTGGCCGCGCTGCCGCCCAACCACGCTCCGGAGTTCCGCCCGGACCCGCGGCTCACCGTCCCCGCGGGCATCACGGCCCTGACGTCAGCCGCCCTCGCGCACCTGGACCCGCCGGGGAGCCCGGAGGGGCGGTGA
- a CDS encoding TOMM precursor leader peptide-binding protein, with translation MTTDLAPTPPALTGSALMAAACRNLQQALAEGSDGATPPVVVPLGAADVLRPGRDPHADRRPSATVHLTWDAVLIGPWGGSDPAGRACGQCLAMRWQRLRTRSERDAWETGTATRAAGEWPALPGYVADAVRSVHAHTVARDAVERAGEHRLPQVTRLDLATLQVATVPLLAEPLCPHCAAPGPDASAAGEVPFTPLTSRPKPSPDAYRLRSPRSYELPAAALANPVCGVLGAATWTDITSPTTAPVAGSVFMRGYAGLTDVTWSGQSNSFESSRDLAFLEGLERYAGTHRRRLGPLLTESYDVLGDRALDPRDCGLYDPRTYRDDPMLSPFAPERPIPWVTGYSLRDERPVLVPARLSHYSAGLAADNFVFECSNGCAIGSCLEEAVLFGLLELIERDAFLLGWYGNAALTEIDLDSCTRGVTRAMVDRAALQGYDVHVFDNRVDLPVPVATGLAVRRDGGPGTLAFAAGAAFDPETAVESALSEILTYIPHLPGQVRARPAELDAMAEDFDLVRRLPDHAALFGLQRMAAHADSYLRPTAVRPLAELYSGWERTRSGSGDLLDDVALCRDALVGAGFDVIVVDQTTPEQERLGLRTVCTLVPGLLPIDFGWTRQRALNMPRLRSAFRRAGLRDTDLADGELRRVPHPFP, from the coding sequence ATGACCACCGACCTCGCTCCCACGCCACCGGCACTCACCGGCTCCGCCCTCATGGCCGCCGCCTGCCGGAACCTCCAACAGGCCCTGGCCGAGGGGTCCGACGGCGCCACGCCGCCGGTCGTGGTGCCGCTCGGCGCCGCGGACGTGCTGCGTCCCGGCCGCGATCCGCACGCCGACCGGCGCCCGTCGGCCACCGTCCACCTCACCTGGGACGCCGTGCTGATCGGCCCCTGGGGCGGTTCGGACCCCGCCGGGCGCGCCTGCGGCCAGTGCCTGGCCATGCGCTGGCAGCGGCTGCGCACCCGCTCGGAACGCGACGCCTGGGAGACCGGGACGGCGACCCGGGCGGCGGGGGAGTGGCCCGCGCTCCCCGGATACGTCGCCGACGCCGTCCGGTCCGTGCACGCCCACACGGTCGCGCGGGACGCTGTCGAGCGCGCCGGGGAGCACCGGCTCCCGCAGGTCACCCGGCTGGACCTGGCCACCCTCCAGGTCGCCACCGTGCCCCTGCTGGCCGAGCCGCTGTGCCCGCACTGCGCCGCGCCCGGCCCGGACGCGAGTGCCGCAGGCGAGGTGCCGTTCACGCCGCTGACGTCCCGCCCGAAACCGTCCCCCGACGCGTACCGGCTGCGGTCACCGCGGTCCTACGAGCTGCCGGCCGCCGCGCTGGCCAATCCCGTCTGCGGTGTGCTCGGAGCGGCGACCTGGACCGACATCACCTCGCCCACGACCGCGCCCGTCGCCGGCAGCGTCTTCATGCGCGGCTACGCGGGCCTGACCGACGTGACGTGGAGCGGCCAGTCCAACTCCTTCGAGTCCAGCCGCGATCTCGCGTTCCTCGAAGGGCTCGAACGCTACGCGGGCACCCATCGCCGCCGGCTCGGACCGCTGCTCACCGAGTCGTACGACGTCCTGGGCGACCGCGCCCTGGACCCGCGCGACTGCGGACTCTACGACCCGCGGACCTACCGCGACGACCCGATGCTGAGCCCGTTCGCGCCGGAGCGGCCCATCCCGTGGGTCACCGGCTACTCCCTGCGCGACGAGCGGCCGGTCCTGGTCCCGGCCCGGCTGTCCCACTACAGCGCGGGTCTCGCCGCCGACAACTTCGTCTTCGAGTGCTCCAACGGCTGCGCCATCGGCAGCTGTCTGGAGGAAGCGGTCCTCTTCGGGCTGCTGGAGCTCATCGAACGCGACGCGTTCCTGCTCGGCTGGTACGGGAACGCCGCACTGACCGAGATCGACCTGGACTCCTGCACCCGCGGCGTGACCCGGGCGATGGTCGACCGGGCGGCACTGCAGGGCTATGACGTCCATGTCTTCGACAACCGGGTGGACCTGCCGGTCCCGGTGGCGACGGGGCTCGCGGTGCGCAGGGACGGCGGTCCCGGCACGCTCGCCTTCGCGGCCGGCGCCGCCTTCGACCCGGAGACGGCCGTGGAGTCGGCGCTCTCCGAGATCCTCACGTACATCCCGCACCTGCCGGGCCAGGTACGGGCCCGGCCGGCCGAACTGGACGCGATGGCCGAGGACTTCGACCTCGTACGGCGGCTGCCGGACCACGCCGCGCTGTTCGGACTGCAGCGGATGGCCGCCCACGCCGACAGCTATCTCCGGCCCACGGCCGTCCGGCCGCTGGCGGAGCTGTACAGCGGGTGGGAGCGGACGCGTTCGGGTTCGGGCGATCTGCTCGACGACGTGGCGCTGTGCCGTGACGCACTCGTCGGAGCGGGCTTCGATGTGATCGTGGTCGACCAGACGACTCCGGAACAGGAACGGCTGGGACTGCGGACGGTCTGCACGCTGGTGCCGGGGCTGCTGCCCATCGACTTCGGCTGGACGCGGCAGCGTGCCCTGAACATGCCCCGGCTGCGGTCGGCGTTCCGCCGCGCCGGCCTGCGGGACACGGATCTGGCGGACGGCGAACTGCGCCGGGTGCCGCACCCGTTCCCGTGA
- a CDS encoding ABC transporter permease: MSAYTALTRANYRAYVRDRTTVFFTFAFPLLFLVVFGLIFKGQTVEDGGPPYINYIAPGVLSWGVGNAAMFGVAFTLMHWRRDDILRLIWRTPTSLPSVLGSRYAVAVGVGLVQAALFVGIALLPLFGLHLANTWPLAVPVLVLGITTFMALGLVVGSIADTPEAVAAIANCIMVPMAFLSGSFYPSDLMPGFLRTFSRALPLRYFNDGIIGVLSNRGSSTDLAVACAGLIGFTAVFALIAAKTFRWSNRG; the protein is encoded by the coding sequence GTGAGCGCGTACACCGCACTGACCAGGGCCAACTACCGTGCCTACGTCCGGGATCGCACGACCGTCTTCTTCACCTTCGCCTTCCCGCTGCTCTTCCTCGTCGTGTTCGGGCTGATCTTCAAGGGGCAGACGGTGGAGGACGGCGGCCCGCCGTACATCAACTACATCGCGCCCGGAGTGCTGTCCTGGGGAGTCGGCAACGCCGCGATGTTCGGGGTGGCCTTCACCCTCATGCACTGGCGCCGTGACGACATCCTCCGGCTGATCTGGCGCACCCCCACGTCCCTGCCGTCGGTGCTCGGCTCCCGCTACGCCGTCGCGGTCGGAGTGGGCCTGGTGCAGGCCGCGTTGTTCGTCGGGATCGCCCTGCTGCCGCTGTTCGGACTGCACCTGGCGAACACCTGGCCGCTGGCCGTGCCGGTGCTGGTGCTCGGCATCACCACGTTCATGGCCCTGGGGCTGGTCGTCGGCAGCATCGCGGACACTCCGGAGGCGGTGGCGGCGATCGCCAACTGCATCATGGTGCCGATGGCGTTCCTCTCCGGCTCGTTCTACCCCAGCGATCTGATGCCCGGCTTCCTGCGCACCTTCTCGCGGGCCCTGCCGCTGCGGTACTTCAACGACGGCATCATCGGCGTGCTGTCCAACCGCGGCAGTTCGACGGACCTCGCCGTGGCCTGCGCGGGTCTGATCGGCTTCACCGCGGTGTTCGCGCTGATCGCCGCCAAGACCTTCCGCTGGAGCAACCGGGGATGA
- a CDS encoding lantibiotic dehydratase translates to MSTSLERTAEPAAAPEPGRLSRHFMLRLAGLPVESVQSLRSPAARRWADEVLAEENRLRELGALLSGPLAAFVTDNTDDRSRRQVLELRRQVFNNRLPKDVPAALTLAARFDDPTARELAGWLRDRAELESLRARGPELLTAELDRGRAALRKLAAEDQLRLGLLLASPTLDGQLDAYIRGASSTAGKRGRKIERSLLAYLYRTACKTSPFSTFTGVALGEFQDGAAPDGAPGVRSDGTTDVAEQWSSHPRLNVVVLWRLAEAVAADEERRGDLHVSLASGWELDEERVRFVRRSVTAGDDDAAISFDAARDRLFFLRRSGALEAMLTLFRDRPGIRYRELAHWLTAERGATAEEAGRYLSALLQLGMVQLSGLYPEVHSQDPLRAFQSALRSVGRPWADTAAARLDGPASCVARYAAAPLAGRRALLAELRRELLGVLESLAPDGPAGERNPHRTLPQTLLYEDSRAAEQVTGADLRTWTELAADPLRSLARILPAFDVSLAQRLTFKGFFLARHGRGARCDDLLKLVHDFHEDIFDQYLSFSSQQSGHDPKDGHPPEENWLELPQITALDAARAEFVRRMRVLWEERARDAEELRLDDAFVDAVAAELGPLSRHFDPQSHFLQLVSRDEDPLVVLNGSFGGLCFPFTRFTHCFDTPADDPGLSERLLGTLRGVRPDGALFAEITAGSATTNLNLHGRLTDHQILCPGETSSAPPDSRIDLDDLYVEHDAAADRLVVRSRRLGKEIIPLYLGYLVPMVLPEIPRTLLLLSPTSKTGLDVWTGVPAAAAHEGVTLRPRVRHGSVVLSRRGWTALSATLPQRPTGQGDADWFLGWQRWRHTHRIPGQVFATVLAGDGTGQPAGWSGGSKPHYVDFESPLSLVAFEALLGDRKSRVLLEEMLPAEDQLHVRSGRGRHVAELAVEIFPGRSPHPTTDREGHGERT, encoded by the coding sequence ATGAGCACCTCGCTGGAACGTACCGCGGAACCCGCCGCAGCCCCCGAACCGGGCCGCCTCTCCCGTCACTTCATGCTCCGGCTCGCCGGTCTGCCCGTCGAATCGGTGCAGAGCCTGCGCAGCCCCGCCGCCCGGCGGTGGGCCGACGAGGTGCTGGCCGAGGAGAACCGGTTGCGGGAGCTGGGCGCGCTGCTGAGCGGACCGCTCGCCGCGTTCGTCACCGACAACACCGACGACCGCTCGCGCCGCCAGGTGCTCGAGCTGCGCCGCCAGGTGTTCAACAACCGGCTACCGAAGGACGTGCCGGCGGCCCTCACCCTGGCCGCCCGGTTCGACGACCCGACCGCGCGGGAACTCGCCGGCTGGCTGCGGGACCGGGCGGAGCTGGAGTCGCTGCGCGCCCGTGGCCCCGAGTTGCTGACCGCGGAACTGGACCGCGGGCGCGCAGCGTTGCGGAAGCTCGCCGCGGAGGACCAGCTGCGGCTGGGACTGCTGCTGGCCTCTCCCACGCTGGACGGGCAGCTGGACGCCTACATCCGCGGCGCGTCGTCCACCGCGGGCAAGCGCGGCCGCAAGATCGAGCGGTCCCTGCTGGCCTACCTCTACCGCACCGCGTGCAAGACCAGCCCGTTCAGCACCTTCACCGGCGTCGCGCTGGGGGAGTTCCAGGACGGGGCCGCGCCGGACGGAGCACCTGGTGTCCGTTCCGACGGCACGACGGACGTCGCCGAGCAGTGGTCGAGCCATCCGCGGCTGAACGTCGTGGTCCTGTGGCGGCTCGCCGAAGCCGTCGCCGCCGATGAGGAGCGCCGCGGGGACCTGCACGTATCGCTCGCCTCCGGCTGGGAACTGGACGAGGAGCGGGTCCGCTTCGTCCGCCGCTCGGTGACCGCAGGCGACGACGACGCCGCGATCAGCTTCGACGCGGCCCGCGACCGGCTGTTCTTCCTGCGCCGCAGCGGCGCCCTGGAGGCCATGCTCACCCTCTTCCGGGACCGGCCCGGCATCCGGTACCGGGAACTGGCGCACTGGCTGACGGCCGAACGCGGAGCCACCGCCGAGGAGGCCGGCCGCTATCTGTCCGCGCTGCTGCAACTCGGCATGGTGCAACTGTCCGGCCTGTACCCGGAGGTGCACAGCCAGGATCCGCTGCGGGCCTTCCAGTCCGCGCTGCGGTCGGTCGGCCGTCCCTGGGCGGACACCGCCGCCGCGCGGCTGGACGGGCCCGCGTCCTGCGTCGCACGGTACGCGGCGGCGCCGCTGGCCGGCCGTCGCGCGCTGCTCGCCGAGCTGCGCCGCGAACTGCTCGGGGTGCTGGAGTCCCTGGCCCCGGACGGCCCGGCCGGGGAGCGGAACCCGCACCGGACACTGCCGCAGACCCTGCTCTACGAGGACTCCCGCGCGGCGGAGCAGGTCACCGGCGCCGATCTGCGGACCTGGACCGAGCTGGCCGCCGATCCGCTGCGCTCACTGGCCCGGATCCTGCCCGCCTTCGACGTCTCGCTCGCCCAGCGGCTGACGTTCAAGGGCTTCTTCCTGGCCCGCCACGGCCGCGGAGCGCGCTGCGACGACCTGCTGAAGCTCGTGCACGACTTCCACGAGGACATCTTCGACCAGTACCTGAGCTTCAGTTCCCAGCAGAGCGGACACGACCCGAAGGACGGCCACCCGCCCGAGGAGAACTGGCTGGAACTGCCGCAGATCACCGCCCTGGACGCGGCACGGGCCGAGTTCGTCCGCCGGATGCGGGTGCTGTGGGAGGAGCGCGCACGGGACGCGGAGGAACTCCGCCTCGACGACGCCTTCGTCGACGCGGTGGCCGCCGAACTCGGGCCGCTCTCCCGGCACTTCGACCCGCAGAGCCACTTCCTGCAACTGGTCAGCAGGGACGAGGACCCGCTGGTCGTCCTCAACGGGTCCTTCGGCGGGCTGTGTTTCCCGTTCACGCGCTTCACGCACTGCTTCGACACCCCCGCCGACGACCCGGGACTCTCCGAGCGGCTGCTCGGCACGCTGCGCGGGGTCCGGCCGGACGGGGCGCTGTTCGCCGAGATCACCGCCGGCTCGGCCACCACCAACCTCAATCTGCACGGCCGGCTGACCGACCACCAGATCCTGTGCCCCGGGGAGACCAGCTCCGCCCCGCCCGACAGCCGCATCGACCTCGACGACCTGTACGTGGAGCACGATGCCGCCGCCGACCGGCTGGTGGTGCGCTCCCGGCGGCTCGGCAAGGAGATCATCCCGCTCTATCTGGGCTATCTGGTGCCGATGGTGCTGCCGGAGATCCCCCGCACCCTGCTCCTGCTCTCGCCCACCTCCAAGACCGGCCTGGACGTCTGGACGGGCGTACCGGCCGCGGCGGCGCACGAGGGGGTGACGCTCCGGCCACGGGTGCGGCACGGGTCCGTGGTGCTTAGCCGCCGGGGCTGGACCGCCCTGTCGGCCACCCTGCCGCAGCGCCCGACCGGACAGGGCGACGCCGACTGGTTCCTCGGCTGGCAGCGCTGGCGGCACACCCACCGCATACCGGGCCAGGTCTTCGCCACGGTGCTGGCGGGCGATGGGACGGGGCAGCCGGCCGGTTGGAGCGGTGGCTCCAAACCGCACTACGTCGACTTCGAGAGCCCCCTGTCGCTGGTCGCCTTCGAAGCCCTGCTGGGCGACCGGAAGTCCCGGGTGCTGCTGGAGGAGATGCTGCCCGCCGAGGACCAGCTGCACGTCAGATCAGGACGCGGCCGGCACGTCGCGGAGCTCGCCGTGGAGATCTTCCCCGGCCGTTCGCCCCACCCCACCACCGACCGGGAAGGACACGGTGAGCGGACATGA
- a CDS encoding lantibiotic dehydratase C-terminal domain-containing protein: protein MTSPALETARTTPQETAPGEWQALHIFYAASPRPLLLECVKPLVEELTEQGLLSGHFFINYWLQGPHVRLRLKPSSAAATQQVRERAYEAVGAFLRRRPALYEVKAGFLADLYNTLFELEYTEDQRELLMGPDGRMLLRDNNSASFEEYEPEYGKYGGPAGVELAEWHFEHSSDLVVESLRSMNLHLRTVLLGVSAQLMMVMSAVFLGEEEEIARFLEHYHAFWDGAFSDTNFTARKGYDRAYTEMGPELGRRFGEIRAAIARGTDDELPGFLRGWAAHCRELAGRVRELAVRGELEFQSWSGGDDFRVTDPVRALPILMSPYMHMTNNRMSVTIRDEAFLSYVLARALRESGAPPEGER, encoded by the coding sequence ATGACCTCACCCGCGCTGGAGACCGCCCGCACCACACCACAGGAGACCGCGCCCGGTGAGTGGCAGGCACTGCACATCTTCTACGCGGCGAGCCCCCGCCCGCTGCTGCTGGAGTGCGTCAAGCCGCTGGTGGAGGAACTGACCGAGCAGGGGCTGCTGTCCGGCCACTTCTTCATCAACTACTGGCTGCAGGGGCCGCATGTGCGACTGCGGCTGAAGCCGTCGAGCGCCGCCGCCACCCAGCAGGTGCGCGAGCGCGCCTACGAGGCGGTCGGGGCGTTCCTGCGCAGGCGCCCGGCCCTGTACGAGGTGAAGGCCGGCTTCCTGGCCGACCTGTACAACACGCTGTTCGAGCTCGAGTACACCGAGGACCAGCGCGAGCTGCTGATGGGCCCCGACGGCCGGATGCTGCTGCGCGACAACAACTCCGCGAGCTTCGAGGAGTACGAGCCCGAGTACGGCAAGTACGGCGGCCCGGCCGGGGTCGAACTCGCCGAGTGGCACTTCGAGCACTCCAGCGATCTGGTCGTGGAGTCGCTGCGGTCGATGAACCTGCACCTGCGGACCGTGCTCCTGGGTGTCTCGGCCCAGCTGATGATGGTGATGTCCGCGGTCTTCCTCGGCGAGGAGGAGGAGATCGCCCGGTTCCTCGAGCACTATCACGCGTTCTGGGACGGTGCCTTCTCGGACACCAACTTCACCGCCAGGAAGGGCTACGACCGCGCCTACACGGAGATGGGCCCCGAACTCGGCCGGCGCTTCGGCGAGATCCGCGCGGCGATCGCCCGGGGAACGGACGACGAGCTGCCGGGCTTCCTGCGCGGCTGGGCGGCCCACTGCCGTGAACTCGCGGGCCGGGTGCGGGAGCTGGCGGTGCGCGGGGAGCTGGAGTTCCAGTCCTGGAGCGGCGGCGACGACTTCCGGGTGACCGACCCGGTCCGCGCGCTGCCGATCCTGATGTCCCCGTACATGCATATGACCAACAACCGGATGTCGGTGACCATCCGGGACGAGGCGTTCCTCAGTTACGTCCTGGCCCGCGCGCTGCGCGAGTCGGGCGCGCCGCCGGAGGGTGAGCGGTGA
- a CDS encoding thiazolylpeptide-type bacteriocin, giving the protein MSNSPLESLALEILELESETFEITDYSDASEVMLGSSTSCSSTSTCSSTTSTTSCTA; this is encoded by the coding sequence ATGTCGAACAGCCCCCTGGAGTCGCTCGCCCTGGAAATCCTGGAGCTCGAGTCGGAGACCTTCGAGATCACCGACTACTCGGACGCCAGCGAGGTCATGCTCGGCTCGTCCACCAGCTGCAGCAGCACCAGCACGTGCAGCAGCACGACCAGCACCACCAGCTGCACCGCCTGA
- a CDS encoding nitroreductase family protein — protein sequence MGYAHDYATAVMRRGRVAMEPVDFVPDWDDRPRKEKFYPGAERFPLPDGDFPEDASVERGLSGTGGDAEFSLPLLGGMLRDSYGLVGRRLAVQANTDLGSLPLYTHANWSRGTASGGGLYPVGVHWVSGPSGPLTPGVYHYSPAHHAMQRLLSGDVTGEVRAALGGAGPDGELPDGNTDQFLVLGIRFWQNAFKYNSFSYHAVTMDIGALLQTWRMWARSRGLRMEPALWFDEERLGRLLGFPAGEEGVFAVVPLRWEGAPAERAHPAGAPGEGAYGGGVQRRTEERSRQVISFDTVLRMHDATTRAARERPAPGALDAAAAPPVPAGGERRPLPPAAPMTLSVRRALRARRSSFGRFTGQRPLAAAQLAAALRAAVAGAGLTSDAVGPGSAPLTSLYVFVNHVEGIDPGIYVHDAAAGELRLLTAGPPGSFLQANYFLANYNLEHAAAVIVPAVRTHAVLDAVGDRGYRLVSAAIGAAAQAVYTATAAAGAACGVALGFDSVSFAEELGLAATGELPLLLMMIGNERERPADFRYDLVSSTNPDPRPAPRSPSPDPDVRSRQGTR from the coding sequence GTGGGTTACGCCCATGACTACGCGACCGCGGTGATGCGGCGCGGCAGGGTCGCGATGGAGCCCGTCGACTTCGTACCCGACTGGGACGACCGGCCCAGGAAAGAGAAGTTCTACCCCGGGGCCGAGCGGTTCCCGCTGCCCGACGGCGACTTCCCCGAGGACGCCTCCGTCGAGCGCGGTCTGTCAGGAACCGGGGGCGACGCGGAGTTCAGCCTGCCGCTGCTCGGCGGGATGCTGCGTGACTCCTACGGCCTGGTGGGACGGCGGCTGGCCGTACAGGCCAACACCGACCTGGGTTCGCTGCCGCTGTACACCCACGCCAACTGGTCACGCGGTACCGCGTCGGGCGGCGGCCTCTACCCCGTCGGGGTGCACTGGGTGAGCGGCCCGAGCGGGCCGCTGACACCGGGCGTCTACCACTACTCGCCCGCCCACCACGCCATGCAGCGCCTGCTGTCGGGCGATGTGACGGGCGAGGTGCGGGCCGCGCTGGGCGGGGCGGGGCCGGACGGGGAACTGCCGGACGGAAACACGGACCAGTTCCTGGTGCTCGGGATCCGCTTCTGGCAGAACGCGTTCAAATACAACAGCTTCAGCTACCACGCCGTGACGATGGACATCGGCGCACTGCTGCAGACCTGGCGGATGTGGGCGCGGTCCCGGGGACTGCGGATGGAACCCGCCCTGTGGTTCGACGAGGAGCGGCTCGGGCGGCTGCTCGGGTTCCCGGCCGGGGAGGAGGGCGTCTTCGCCGTCGTCCCGCTGCGCTGGGAAGGAGCCCCGGCCGAACGGGCCCATCCGGCCGGCGCGCCCGGCGAGGGCGCGTACGGCGGCGGCGTCCAGCGCCGTACGGAGGAGCGCTCCCGTCAGGTCATCTCCTTCGACACCGTCCTGAGGATGCACGACGCGACCACCCGGGCCGCGCGTGAACGCCCGGCCCCCGGAGCGCTGGACGCGGCCGCCGCGCCGCCCGTGCCGGCCGGCGGCGAACGCCGCCCGCTGCCGCCCGCCGCGCCCATGACGCTGAGCGTGCGCCGGGCGCTGCGAGCGCGGCGCAGCAGCTTCGGACGCTTCACCGGCCAGCGGCCGCTGGCCGCGGCGCAGCTCGCCGCGGCACTGCGGGCGGCGGTCGCGGGAGCGGGTCTGACCAGCGACGCGGTCGGACCGGGAAGTGCGCCGCTCACCTCGCTGTACGTCTTCGTCAACCATGTCGAGGGGATCGACCCGGGGATCTACGTCCATGACGCGGCCGCCGGTGAACTGCGGCTGCTGACGGCCGGCCCGCCGGGATCGTTCCTGCAGGCCAACTACTTCCTGGCCAACTACAACCTGGAGCACGCGGCCGCCGTCATCGTGCCGGCCGTCAGGACCCACGCCGTCCTGGACGCCGTCGGCGACCGCGGCTACCGGCTGGTCAGCGCGGCCATCGGAGCCGCCGCCCAGGCGGTGTACACGGCGACGGCCGCCGCCGGCGCGGCCTGCGGGGTCGCACTCGGCTTCGACAGCGTCTCCTTCGCCGAGGAACTCGGACTGGCCGCGACCGGCGAACTGCCGCTGCTGCTGATGATGATCGGCAACGAGCGGGAGCGGCCCGCGGACTTCCGCTACGACCTGGTGTCGTCCACGAACCCGGACCCGCGGCCCGCACCACGGTCCCCGTCCCCGGACCCGGACGTCCGCAGCCGACAGGGGACCCGATGA